A window of Babesia microti strain RI chromosome III, complete genome contains these coding sequences:
- a CDS encoding drug/metabolite exporter, drug/metabolite transporter (overlaps_old_locusTagID:BBM_III02765), translating to MLMYATNYVVCRIFFLKGGEVSQFIIFRSIISMVIAYRLIIQYEGQKSMFFVPFDYIDNFIEFEDEEPKIDQGDLSNGLSSDVDDNEFSTNVMTESDTNLFPILMPKDNFAIYVASIAGAFRQLIMQIALKYTFARNAGVIQPSVPIVTAILGQWLGIEDVSFVTYFCILISAVGLFVSMDIFYPNVGVLLLLSVPIAKAIQVIGLKIATSKLDKSLVHTYQILILVGMTLPISLIYQFLSGNLLSLFYITFVQACCIVYSAVSVVYVAWKIQILGVKIIGPIRVSLFQAIQPCFTIFLEYMFLGEQVTVRVLIGTLIVIAALVIQMMVNDGIDLNSGNLEMHSRLLPNP from the exons ATGTTAATGTATGCAA cCAATTATGTCGTTTGTCgtattttttttttaaAGGGAGGGGAGGTGTcacaatttatcatttttcGCTCTATAATATCCATGGTTATTGCATATCGCCTAATAATACAGTATGAGGGACAGAAATCAATGTTTTTTGTTCCATTTGATTACATTGACAACTTTATAGAATTCGAAGATGAGGAACCTAAGATTGATCAGGGTGATCTGAGCAATGGGCTTTCCAGTGACGTGGATGATAATGAGTTT TCGACAAATGTAATGACAGAATCTGATACTAATCTATTCCCAATCCTGATGCCCAAAGATAATTTTGCCATTTACGTTGCATCTATCGCAGGAGCTTTTAGGCAACTTATCATGCAAATTGCTCTAAAATACACATTTGCCAGGAATGCTG gagTAATTCAACCATCGGTCCCCATCGTAACGGCAATACTCGGTCAATGGCTGGGCATTGAAGATGTATCATTTGTTACATATTTCTGCATCTTAATTTCGGCAGTGGGTTTGTTCGTCTCTatggatatattttatccGAATGTGG GCGTGTTGTTGCTATTATCCGTCCCTATTGCTAAGGCTATTCAGGTTATTGGTCTAAAGATCGCAACTTCTAAATTAGATAAGTCATTGGTGCACACATATCAAATACTAATACTAGTTGGTATGACTCTCCCCATTTCGTTGATTTATCAGTTTCTATCTGGAAATTTGTTATCcttattttatattactT TTGTTCAAGCATGTTGCATAGTGTATTCTGCTGTATCGGTGGTTTATGTTGCTTGgaaaatacaaatattggGGGTTAAAATCATTGGACCCATTAGAGTATCGTTATTCCAAGCTATACAGCCATGTTTCAcgatatttttggaataTATGTTCCTGGGTGAACAGGTTACCGTGAGAGTGTTGATTGGTacattaattgttattgcAGCGCTGGTTATTCAAATGATGGTAAATGATGGGATAGATCTTAATTCTGGTAATTTGGAGATGCATAGTAGATTATTGCCCAATCCTTAA
- a CDS encoding pre-mRNA-processing factor 8 (overlaps_old_locusTagID:BBM_III02770) has protein sequence MSPNKVSKDVGSHLMSNGVSHDEYNGMEIDGEGSSSLPAFSAMQEKARRWQRLRRARFRKSIAANLANGHFSNKTLEMMPPEHLRKLIKEHGDMSNRKYRYDKRSYLGALKYIPHAAYKLLENMPMPWEQVRYVKVLYHITGALTLVDEVPLVAEPLFIAQWGTMWIMMRREKRDRRHFKRMRFPPFDDEEPPIDYADNVLDVEPLDPIQMELDEDEDKSVLKGFYQKGWDWKHWATNPNDRHNSNRYWRLTLEQMGVLNRLANQLVTDVADENYFYLFNLKSFYTAKALNMAIPGGPKFEPLFRDMVEDDDWNEFNDINKIIIRQQIRTEYKVAFPYLYNNRPRNVAISPYHHPLCAFIKPHDPELPPFYYDPIINPLPAYLSSRNHKAPQDEEEDDDFFVEPLLDDLPIDDEDYTNGFVLYFAPRPFCDREGRCRRAIDVPLLQSWFREHVPSDYPVKVRVSYQKLLKIWVANNLHAKKPKSCKKIRLFSTFRQTKFFQCTRIDWVEAGLQVCRQGYNMLNLMIHRKNLDYLHLDYNFNLKPVKTLTTKERKKSRFGNAFHLCREILRFTKLVVDSHVQYRLGNVDAFQLADGLQYIFSHVGQLTGMYRYKYRLMRQIRMCKDLKHVIYYRFNTGPVGKGPGVGFWFPGWRVWCFFLRGIMPLLERWLGNLLARQFEGRVTKGIAKTVTKQRVESHFDLELRAAVMHDVIDMMPEGVKASKAKTILQHLSEAWRSWKANIPWKVPGLPAPIENMILRYVKMKADWWTNAAYYNRERIKRGATVDKTVCKKNLGRLTRLWLKGEQERQHVYLKDGPYVTSEEAVAIYTVAVHWLESRKFSHIPFPPLNYKHDTKMLVLALERLKEIYSVKSRLNQYQREELALLEQAYDNPHETLSRIKRHLLTQRSFKEADMEFMDLYSHLIPVHHIDPLEKITDAYLDQYIWYEADSRGLFPNWIKPSDSEPPPLLVYKFCQAINNLNNIWDVRNGESVVLVETSFTGVFEKVDLTLLNRLLRLIVDHNIADYITAKNNVTVSFKDMSHVNSYGLIRGLQFSSFVSQYYFMILDLLLLGLTRATDIAGPNALLPNDAFSFPDVSVEERHPIRIYCRFVDRLWVLFRFTQEQSRELVQRYLSENPDPNNENVIGYNNKKCWPRDCRMRLMKNDVNLGRAAFWELAARIPRSLGKISWKSAGDASGFQTFVSVYSSENPNLLFNMCSFEVRITPRRWGKVGIVGSDISEDSPYSEGVWKLQNESTKEITALAHLRVDDEGLKRFENRVRMILMSSGSTTFTKISNKWNTTLIGMMTYFREAVLRTPEMLDLLVKCENKIQTRIKIGLNSKMPSRFPPVVFYTPKELGGLGMLSMGHILIPQSDLRFSKQTEVGISHFRSGMSHDSHQLIPNLYRYIQSWESEFIESQRVWAEYALKRSEANAQNRRLTLEDLEDSWDRGVPRINTLFQKDRHTLAYDKGWRVRQDFKKYQVLKSNPFWWTHQRHDGKLWNLNNYRTDMIQALGGVEGILEHTLFKGTYFSTWEGLFWEKSSGFEESMKYKKLTNAQRSGLNQIPNRRFTLWWSPTINRANVYVGFQVQMDLTGIFMHGKIPTLKISLIQIFRAHLWQKIHESIVMDLCQVLDLELERLEIETVQKETIHPRKSYKMNSSCADILLLASYRWKASKPSLLSSQSTSDNDDSGVWTNKFWLDVQLRWGDYDSHDIERYCRAKFLDYTSDCMSIYPSPTGVLLGVDLAYNLHSGFGNYIPGLKELLMRAMNKIMKANPALYVLRDRIRKGLQLYSSEPTEPYLSSQNFGELFGSQTIWFVDDTNVYRVTIHKTFEGNLTTKPVNGAIFILNPRTGQLFLKVIHTSVWAGQKRLTQLAKWKTAEEVAALVRSLPVEEQPKTVIVTRRGMLDPLEVHLLDFPNIVIKGSELQLPFQAILKLEKFGDMILKATQPEMVLFNLYDDWLETISPYTAFSRLLLILRAIHVNSDRAKVLLKPSPKIVTLSHHVWPSLTDAEWIEAEIALKDLILSDYAKKNNVNAAALTQSEIRDIILGMEIAPPSVQRQEMEELSKMAQVSDTMITTTTTKTFNVHGEEIVVSTQSPHEKERFSSKTDWRERALAANQLHLRTNNLYVQEANLGNLGDSVTFVLARNVITKFISLGDLRTQVCALLYGTTPADCPQVREIKCIVMVPQVGTHRNVSFPPVAPSHQLLRDLEFLGWIHTQPNETGQLSPADVLTHANLLASNKGLDTYVASIVTCSFTPGSCSLAAYRVTPAGLKWAKSTEGTAVAQAAAMGKNAPGYTSAMFERVQILLSDVFLGFYLVPSDQVWNYNFMGIKHSTTLKYDLILNVPKEFYHEIHRGSHFLQFGRLEESVNENDDSDVNDNLLDTEMEDSLM, from the exons ATGAGCCCCAATAAGGTATCTAAGGATGTTGGAAGTCATCTCATGAGTAATGGAGTGTCTCATGATGAGTATAATGGCATGGAAATTGATGGGGAAGGCAGTTCCTCTCTTCCAGCATTCTCCGCAATGCAGGAGAAGGCCAGACGATGGCAGAGGTTGCGGCGAGCAAGATTCCGCAAGTCAATTGCGGCTAATCTAGCAAATGGGCATTTTTCCAACAAAACACTGGAAATGATGCCCCCTGAACATTTGCGTAAGCTGATCAAGGAGCACGGAGATATGAGCAATAGGAAATATAGATACGACAAAAGATCTTATCTTGGTGCCCTAAAGTACATTCCACACGCAGCCTATAAGTTGTTGGAAAATATGCCAATGCCTTGGGAGCAAGTAAGATACGTAAAGGTCCTGTACCATATCACTGGGGCGCTGACTCTTGTGGATGAGGTTCCACTTGTTGCTGAGCCTCTTTTCATAGCACAGTGGGGGACCATGTGGATTATGATGAGGAGGGAGAAGAGAGATAGGCGGCATTTCAAGCGTATGAGATTCCCCCCGTTTGATGACGAGGAACCGCCCATAGATTATGCAGATAACGTACTAGATGTTGAACCATTGGACCCTATCCAGATGGAGTTGGACGAGGACGAAGATAAATCTGTGTTGAAGGGCTTTTATCAGAAGGGATGGGATTGGAAGCACTGGGCAACAAACCCCAACGATAGGCACAATTCAAATAGATATTGGCGATTAACACTTGAGCAAATGGGAGTGTTGAATCGTCTCGCAAATCAACTTGTCACTGATGTAGCAGATGAAAACTATTTTTACCTATTTAACCTGAAGAGCTTTTACACTGCCAAGGCATTAAACATGGCCATACCCGGAGGGCCTAAATTTGAGCCACTGTTTAGGGACATGGTAGAGGACGATGATTGGAACGAATTTAACGATATAAATAAGATAATCATTAGACAACAGATACGTACGGAGTACAAGGTGGCATTTCCTTACCTGTACAACAATAGGCCTAGAAATGTGGCCATTTCACCCTACCACCATCCCTTGTGTGCATTTATTAAGCCACACGATCCTGAACTGCCTCCATTTTACTACGATCCTATAATAAATCCATTGCCTGCATATCTATCGTCGCGGAACCATAAAGCGCCACAAGATGAGGAAgaagatgatgatttttttgtagAGCCACTTCTAGATGATTTGCCCATAGACGATGAGGACTATACCAATGGATTTGTACTATATTTTGCCCCTAGGCCCTTTTGTGACCGTGAGGGTAGATGTAGGAGGGCAATTGATGTGCCATTATTGCAATCTTGGTTCAGGGAACACGTTCCCTCTGATTATCCCGTGAAAGTTAGAGTCAGctatcaaaaattgttgaaaatttggGTGGCAAACAATCTACATGCAAAGAAGCCCAAGAGTTGCAAAAAGATTAGGCTATTTTCCACATTCAGGCAGACAAAGTTTTTTCAATGTACACGGATAGACTGGGTGGAGGCGGGGCTTCAGGTTTGTCGCCAGGGGTACAATATGCTGAACTTAATGATTCACCGCAAAAATCTTGACTATTTGCACCTGGACTACAACTTCAATCTTAAACCCGTTAAGACGTTGACAACAAAGGAAAGAAAGAAATCGCGTTTCGGAAACGCCTTCCATTTGTGTCGTGAGATACTTAGATTTACCAAGCTTGTTGTGGACTCCCATGTACAGTACAGATTGGGAAATGTTGATGCATTTCAATTGGCTGACGGATTGCAGTACATTTTTTCACATGTCGGGCAATTGACCGGCATGTACAGATACAAATATCGACTGATGAGGCAAATAAGGATGTGTAAGGATTTGAAGCATGTTATCTATTACAGGTTTAATACGGGTCCAGTGGGCAAAGGTCCTGGCGTTGGATTTTGGTTCCCCGGCTGGCGTGTATGGTGTTTCTTCCTTCGGGGCATAATGCCCCTCCTAGAGCGCTGGCTTGGGAATTTATTAGCCAGGCAATTTGAAGGGAGGGTGACGAAAGGTATTGCTAAAACGGTGACCAAGCAACGTGTGGAATCGCACTTTGACCTAGAGCTCCGTGCTGCCGTGATGCATGATGTGATTGATATGATGCCCGAAGGCGTTAAGGCATCTAAGGCCAAGACGATTTTGCAGCATTTGAGCGAGGCCTGGAGGTCTTGGAAGGCCAATATTCCGTGGAAAGTGCCCGGATTACCAGCCCCAATAGAGAACATGATTTTGAG GTACGTAAAGATGAAGGCGGACTGGTGGACTAATGCGGCCTACTACAATAGGGAGAGGATTAAGCGAGGAGCTACGGTCGACAAAACCGTGTGCAAAAAGAACTTAGGTCGTCTAACCAGGCTTTGGCTTAAAGGGGAGCAGGAACGCCAGCATGTATACCTCAAAGATGGTCCTTATGTAACCAGCGAGGAGGCGGTCGCCATTTATACAGTGGCAGTGCATTGGCTTGAATCCAGAAAATTCAGTCACATTCCCTTCCCGCCATTAAACTACAAACATGATACTAAAATGTTGGTGCTGGCCCTGGAACGTTTGAAGGAGATTTACTCCGTAAAGAGCAGGTTGAACCAGTATCAGCGCGAAGAATTGGCCCTTCTGGAGCAGGCATACGACAACCCCCATGAGACTCTATCTAGGATTAAGCGTCATTTACTTACCCAGAGGAGTTTCAAGGAGGCGGATATGGAGTTTATGGACCTTTACAGCCACTTGATACCAGTACATCATATAGACCCGCTCGAGAAGATTACCGACGCATACTTGGATCAGTACATATGGTACGAAGCCGACAGTCGCGGGCTCTTTCCAAACTGGATTAAACCATCGGACTCTGAGCCTCCTCCGCTGTTAGTGTACAAATTTTGCCAGGCTATAAACAACCTCAATAACATATGGGATGTCAGAAATGGTGAAAGCGTGGTCCTGGTGGAGACATCTTTTACTGGTGTTTTTGAGAAGGTGGATTTGACTCTTTTGAACAGGCTTCTCAGGCTCATTGTAGATCACAACATAGCAGATTACATCACTGCTAAGAATAACGTTACAGTTTCATTTAAAGATATGTCTCACGTCAATAGCTACGGGCTGATTCGCGGCCTTCAGTTCTCTTCATTCGTCTCGCAGTATTATTTTATGATACTTGATCTACTTTTATTGGGTCTAACAAGAGCCACGGACATAGCTGGTCCAAATGCATTACTGCCAAACGACGCATTTTCCTTCCCAGATGTGAGCGTGGAGGAGAGACATCCTATTCGGATTTACTGCCGATTTGTGGACCGTTTGTGGGTGCTATTTAGGTTTACGCAAGAGCAGTCTAGGGAGCTAGTTCAGAGGTATTTGAGTGAAAATCCGGATCCAAACAACGAGAACGTAATAGGGTATAATAATAAGAAATGTTGGCCTAGGGACTGTAGGATGAGATTGATGAAGAACGATGTGAATCTCGGCAGAGCCGCTTTTTGGGAGCTGGCGGCCAGAATTCCAAGGTCATTGGGTAAAATAAGCTGGAAGTCTGCGGGTGATGCCTCCGGATTTCAGACTTTTGTATCGGTATACTCTAGCGAAAACCCTAATCTGTTGTTCAACATGTGTTCTTTTGAGGTGAGGATAACTCCTAGGCGTTGGGGAAAGGTAGGGATAGTGGGTTCCGACATAAGCGAAGATTCTCCCTATTCTGAAGGGGTGTGGAAGCTTCAAAATGAATCTACCAAGGAGATAACTGCACTGGCACATTTGAGGGTTGACGATGAGGGTCTCAAGCGTTTTGAAAACAGAGTGCGTATGATTTTGATGTCTTCCGGTAGTACAACATTTACCAAGATATCCAATAAGTGGAATACAACTCTCATTGGCATGATGACTTATTTTAGGGAGGCAGTTTTGAGGACCCCTGAGATGCTGGATCTGCTGGTAAAGTGCGAGAATAAGATTCAAACTAGAATAAAAATCGGCTTGAATTCAAAGATGCCGTCTAGGTTCCCCCCTGTTGTATTTTACACGCCGAAGGAACTGGGCGGGCTAGGCATGCTTAGTATGGGACATATCCTAATTCCACAGAGTGACCTGAGGTTTTCAAAGCAGACAGAAGTGGGTATATCGCACTTCCGAAGCGGTATGTCGCACGATTCTCACCAGCTTATACCTAATTTGTATCGCTACATCCAATCGTGGGAGAGTGAATTTATAGAGTCTCAGCGCGTCTGGGCTGAATATGCTCTTAAGCGCTCAGAGGCGAATGCCCAGAACAGGAGGTTGACGCTAGAAGACCTGGAAGACTCATGGGATAGGGGGGTGCCCAGAATTAACACATTGTTCCAGAAGGACCGCCATACTCTGGCCTACGATAAGGGGTGGAGGGTTAGGCAGGACTTTAAGAAGTACCAGGTTTTGAAGAGCAACCCCTTTTGGTGGACCCACCAAAGGCATGACGGCAAGCTTTggaatttaaataattaccgAACGGATATGATTCAAGCACTGGGTGGCGTGGAGGGAATTCTGGAGCACACATTATTTAAGGGTACATATTTTTCTACGTGGGAGGGGTTATTTTGGGAGAAATCCAGTGGTTTTGAGGAATCAATGAAGTATAAGAAGCTGACTAACGCGCAGCGTTCGGGTTTGAACCAGATTCCGAATCGTCGCTTCACCCTATGGTGGTCTCCGACAATTAACCGTGCGAACGTTTATGTTGGTTTTCAAGTGCAAATGGATCTTACAGGCATATTTATGCACGGGAAAATACCCACGCTTAAAATATCTCTGATTCAGATCTTCCGTGCGCACCTCTGGCAAAAGATACACGAGTCCATAGTGATGGATCTTTGTCAGGTTTTGGATTTGGAGTTGGAGAGGTTAGAGATAGAGACAGTACAAAAGGAGACAATTCATCCCAGGAAAAGTTATAAGATGAATTCATCTTGTGCCGATATTTTGTTACTGGCCTCCTACCGTTGGAAGGCATCCAAGCCCTCCTTATTATCATCCCAAAGCACCAGTGACAACGACGATAGTGGGGTATGGACCAACAAATTTTGGCTGGACGTGCAGTTGAGATGGGGGGATTATGATTCTCACGACATTGAGAGATATTGTCGCGCCAAGTTTCTAGACTATACTAGCGATTGTATGAGCATCTATCCCAGCCCAACCGGTGTGCTTTTGGGCGTGGATTTAGCATATAATTTGCACTCTGGTTTTGGTAATTATATTCCTGGTCTAAAAGAACTGTTGATGCGTGCAATGAACAAAATAATGAAGGCAAATCCTGCGTTATACGTGCTCAGAGATCGTATTAGAAAGGGTTTGCAACTTTATAGCAGCGAACCAACGGAGCCATATCTGAGTTCACAAAATTTTGGTGAGCTATTCGGGTCCCAAACAATCTGGTTTGTAGATGATACCAACGTTTATCGTGTAACTATTCATAAAACATTCGAAGGCAACCTCACAACTAAACCGGTTAACGGCGCCATCTTCATCCTCAACCCTAGGACCGGGCAGTTGTTTTTGAAGGTAATCCATACTAGCGTCTGGGCGGGTCAGAAACGGCTGACCCAGCTGGCCAAATGGAAGACGGCAGAGGAGGTGGCGGCGCTTGTTCGCAGTCTGCCTGTGGAGGAACAGCCAAAGACGGTGATAGTCACCAGGAGGGGTATGTTGGACCCATTGGAAGTGCATCTGCTGGACTTTCCTAACATTGTTATAAAGGGATCAGAATTGCAATTACCCTTTCAGGCAATACTGAAGCTTGAAAAATTCGGTGACATGATTCTAAAGGCGACACAGCCCGAAATGGTTCTATTCAATCTGTATGATGACTGGCTGGAGACAATTTCCCCCTATACTGCATTTTCGCGTTTACTTTTGATATTGCGCGCAATACATGTAAATTCAGATCGAGCCAAAGTGCTGCTTAAGCCCTCGCcaaaaattgttacttTATCCCACCATGTTTGGCCATCGCTCACCGATGCCGAGTGGATCGAGGCGGAAATTGCGCTTAAGGATCTGATCCTGAGCGATTACGCTAAgaaaaataatgttaaCGCGGCAGCGTTGACGCAAAGTGAAATTAGagatattattttgggTATGGAAATAGCGCCTCCGAGCGTGCAGAGGCAGGAGATGGAAGAACTGTCCAAGATGGCCCAAGTTAGTGATACGATGATTACAACAACAACGACCAAAACATTCAACGTACACGGGGAGGAGATTGTAGTGTCTACCCAATCCCCACATGAGAAGGAGAGGTTTTCATCCAAAACGGATTGGCGTGAGCGCGCTTTGGCGGCGAATCAGTTGCACTTGCGTACGAACAATTTGTACGTTCAAGAGGCAAACCTTGGTAACCTGGGCGATAGTGTGACATTTGTTCTAGCAAGAAATGTGATAACCAAGTTTATTTCACTGGGAGATTTGCGTACACAAGTTTGCGCGCTTTTGTATGGTACCACGCCTGCAGACTGTCCCCAAGTGAGAGAAATAAAGTGTATAGTAATGGTACCGCAGGTTGGGACCCATCGCAATGTTTCGTTTCCTCCAGTAGCCCCCAGTCACCAGTTATTGCGCGACCTTGAGTTTTTGGGCTGGATTCACACCCAGCCAAATGAGACGGGGCAACTGTCCCCAGCGGACGTACTAACTCATGCCAATTTACTGGCTTCTAACAAGG GATTGGATACCTACGTTGCCTCTATCGTCACTTGTTCATTCACTCCTGGATCGTGTTCGCTTGCGGCATACAGAGTAACGCCTGCAGGACTAAAATGGGCAAAATCCACAGAG GGTACCGCCGTTGCACAGGCCGCTGCTATGGGTAAAAATGCTCCGGGATATACTAGCGCCATGTTTGAGAGGGTACAGATACTACTTTCTGATGTTTTTTTGGGCTTCTACCTGGTGCCCAGTGACCAGGTGTGGAACTATAACTTTATGGGCATAAAGCATTCCACCACCCTCAAATATGACCTTATACTAAATGTTCCAAAGGAATTTTACCACGAAATACACAG GGGTAGCCACTTTCTGCAGTTTGGAAGATTGGAAGAGTCTGTAAATGAAAACGATGATAGTGACGTTAATGATAACCTCCTGGACACCGAGATGGAGGATTCTCTAATGTAA
- a CDS encoding 20S proteasome subunit alpha 7 (overlaps_old_locusTagID:BBM_III02775): protein MAGNASGYDLSVATFSPDGRVFQVEYAGKAVDSSPTVAAAICSDGIVFVADSYPNSKTLANCPWRIFSVGENIGMLVAGYLPDGKELVRRARSEYIAYKKHYGLDIPIKILVERLALYVHAYTVYWHVRPFGSSFLLAGKDLSGLQLYSVDLSGAFYKYQGTSLGKGKQNVKSELEKLDLSSICCKELSIELCRMIIQSREETRDNPKIQLAWIKENDFEYLSQELIDEATEAAQATIDMAED from the exons ATGGCGGGTAATGCTTCAGGATATGATCTCTCAGTGGCAACTTTCTCCCCGGATGGGCGTGTATTTCAAGTAGAGTATGCTGGTAAAGCTGTAGACTCAAGTCCAACCGTGGCAGCGGCTATTTGCAGTGATGGAATCGTTTTTGTCGCAGATTCATATCCAAACTCCAAAACCCTAGCCAATTGTCCATGGAGAATCTTTTCTGTGGGTGAAAATATTGGTATGTTAGTCGCAGGATACCTTCCTGATGGTAAAGAACTTGTTAGAAGGGCGCGGTCGGAATATATTGCCTACAAGAAGCACTATGGTTTAGACATACCCATCAAGATATTAGTGGAGAGATTAGCTTTATATGTTCATGCCTACACTGTATATTGGCATGTTAGACCTTTTGGCTCTTCCTTTTTGTTGGCAGGAAAGG ATTTATCTGGATTACAACTTTACAGTGTGGACTTGAGCGGGGCCTTTTACAAGTACCAGGGTACTTCCCTGGGTAAGGGCAAACAAAACGTCAAAAGTGAACTAGAAAAATTGGATTTATCTTCAATTTGCTGCAAGGAGTTATCGATTGAATTATGTCGCATGATTATTCAATCGAG GGAGGAGACTAGGGATAATCCCAAAATCCAACTCGCTTGGATAAAGGAAAATGACTTTGAGTATTTGTCTCAGGAACTGATTGACGAGGCTACAGAAGCTGCTCAAGCTACCATTGATATGGCTGAAGACTGA
- a CDS encoding splicing factor U2AF 35 kDa subunit (overlaps_old_locusTagID:BBM_III02780) has product MAEHLARIIGTEEDRVNCPFFWKIGACRHGEQCSRSHYRPSSAQTIVIKHMYQNPPIAIAISEGQMVSDEVYDQAADHFEEFFEEVFLELCKYGEVEDMIVCDNIGDHIIGNVYVKYSDEMSAANAISTLSGRFYGGKQIMVEYTPVTDFREARCRQFVDGQCKRGGYCNFMHVKHVPRSLRRKLMNKMYTDYPHYKKSRSPRRRRSRSSSPPKRQSSQERRAMIEQWNREREK; this is encoded by the exons ATGGCTGAGCACTTGGCCCGTATTATTGGCACAGAGGAAGATAGAGTGAATTGTCCGTTTTTCTGGAAAATCGGAGCCTGCAGGCACGGTGAACAATGTAGTAGATCTCACTACCGCCCATCTTCGGCACAGACGATTGTAATTAAGCATATGTACCAGAATCCACCAATTGCAATTGCAATATCTGAGGGGCAGATGG TGTCTGATGAGGTTTATGATCAGGCTGCCGACCATTTTGAGGAGTTTTTCGAAGAAGTGTTTCTGGAACTATGTAAATACGGAGAGGTTGAAGACATGATTGTTTGCGATAACATTGGCGACCACATCATAGGGAATGTGTATGTCAAGTATTCCGACGAAATGAGTGCAGCAAACGCTATAAGCACACTTTCAGGGAGGTTTTATGGAG GGAAACAGATTATGGTGGAATACACGCCTGTTACAGATTTTAGGGAAGCCCGATGTAGGCAATTTGTGGATGGGCAATGTAAACGTGGCGGCTACTGTAATTTTATGCACGTAAAGCACGTGCCACGATCTTTGCGTAGGAAGTTGATGAATAAAATGTATACAGACTATCCTCACTACAAGAAATCAAGATCTCCTAGACGAAG GCGTTCTCGTAGCTCATCTCCACCCAAGAGGCAATCTAGTCAGGAAAGAAGGGCTATGATTGAACAGTGGAATAGGGAGAGGGAAAAATAA